The Pirellulimonas nuda genome includes a region encoding these proteins:
- a CDS encoding cytochrome c3 family protein produces MRRGPQQFAGGEYDRPGAAWVCGLSIDGAPCPIGPSTRGRCPGACECAPRREGDRWVCSRSEARGGPCPSGPTPTGPCPHTHVCKPARSLRSRRGRMMTTVMLFAVGGLAMLLGSAWSREAIVPGPLSRQHAQIIGAADTQGRCALCHGAADQSLAGWIGDAAGGARPGPSQPELCVKCHQTLIDPALALAAHSLPADAFPAGSDARSVACSACHQEHHGADHNLSAVSNGRCQACHTQRFTSLADHPSFAAWPYEKRTPIHFNHASHQAKHFPQEKQQFECVACHTPGPTGDVQLTVGYEQGCASCHDQGVRSSTEEGIAWIALPTLDAEALAGAGLPLANWPEGAVGDFDGELPASMKLLLAADPEARAAIQRLGPDFSFFDIDPDEPAQVADAAILAGAIQRLVDELTTGGQPALAARFSAMLPPGYDVTPLVGGAPTPWFADRFGRWVRGDPPDEPAGEVTTGWVVDDASLSLRYLPSGHADPWMTAWLDALAALPDADAPLRDAALREWAGPNSAGRCATCHSLQRQGDHLAFGWRPHDRTTEARGFTRFSHRPHLVQPELRDCRHCHQIDTGAEVSASYASLDPAVFVSEFRPIDKSACAGCHRPHAAGDGCTQCHNYHVDPKGLDRRHEALTRPLR; encoded by the coding sequence ATGAGACGCGGACCCCAACAGTTTGCCGGGGGCGAGTACGACCGGCCCGGCGCGGCGTGGGTGTGCGGCCTGTCGATCGACGGCGCCCCCTGCCCGATCGGGCCGAGCACGCGCGGACGCTGCCCCGGCGCGTGCGAGTGCGCCCCGCGCCGCGAAGGCGATCGTTGGGTCTGCTCGCGCAGCGAGGCGCGGGGCGGCCCCTGCCCGTCGGGGCCAACCCCCACGGGCCCCTGCCCACACACGCACGTCTGCAAGCCGGCGCGGAGCCTGCGGTCGCGGCGGGGGCGGATGATGACCACCGTCATGCTGTTCGCGGTGGGGGGCCTGGCCATGCTGCTGGGTTCTGCTTGGTCACGCGAGGCGATCGTCCCCGGGCCGCTGAGCCGACAGCACGCACAAATCATCGGCGCCGCGGACACGCAAGGGCGGTGTGCGTTGTGCCACGGCGCCGCGGACCAGAGCCTCGCCGGCTGGATCGGCGACGCCGCCGGGGGCGCCCGACCCGGCCCCTCGCAGCCCGAGTTGTGCGTCAAGTGCCACCAGACGCTCATCGATCCCGCGCTCGCCCTGGCGGCGCACTCGCTCCCCGCCGACGCGTTTCCGGCGGGGTCCGACGCCCGCTCGGTCGCCTGTTCCGCTTGTCATCAGGAGCACCACGGCGCGGATCACAACCTCAGCGCCGTCAGCAACGGTCGCTGCCAGGCGTGCCACACGCAGCGGTTTACTTCGCTAGCAGACCACCCCAGCTTCGCGGCCTGGCCGTACGAGAAGCGGACCCCGATCCACTTCAACCACGCCAGCCACCAGGCGAAGCACTTCCCGCAAGAGAAGCAGCAGTTCGAGTGCGTCGCCTGCCACACGCCGGGCCCCACGGGCGACGTGCAGTTGACGGTCGGCTACGAGCAGGGCTGTGCGAGCTGCCACGACCAAGGCGTCCGGTCCAGCACCGAGGAAGGGATCGCGTGGATCGCGCTGCCGACGCTCGACGCCGAGGCGCTGGCGGGCGCCGGCCTCCCCCTGGCCAACTGGCCCGAGGGCGCCGTCGGCGACTTCGACGGCGAACTGCCCGCGTCGATGAAGCTGCTGCTGGCGGCCGACCCAGAGGCGCGTGCCGCGATCCAGCGGCTCGGCCCCGACTTCTCCTTTTTTGACATCGACCCCGACGAACCGGCGCAGGTCGCAGACGCGGCGATCCTCGCCGGGGCGATCCAGCGGCTTGTTGACGAGCTGACCACCGGAGGGCAGCCGGCGCTCGCCGCCCGGTTCTCCGCGATGCTCCCTCCGGGCTACGACGTGACGCCGCTGGTAGGGGGGGCGCCGACGCCCTGGTTCGCCGACCGCTTCGGGCGCTGGGTGCGTGGAGACCCGCCGGACGAACCGGCGGGCGAGGTCACGACCGGCTGGGTGGTTGACGACGCGTCTCTCTCCCTACGCTACTTGCCCAGCGGTCACGCCGACCCCTGGATGACGGCGTGGCTCGACGCGCTCGCCGCGCTCCCGGACGCCGATGCGCCGCTGCGCGACGCGGCGCTGCGCGAATGGGCGGGGCCGAACAGCGCGGGGAGGTGCGCCACGTGCCACAGCCTGCAGCGGCAGGGCGATCACCTCGCGTTCGGGTGGCGCCCCCACGATCGCACAACCGAGGCGCGTGGGTTTACGCGGTTCTCCCATCGCCCCCACCTGGTGCAGCCAGAGCTGCGCGACTGCCGCCACTGCCACCAGATCGACACGGGCGCCGAGGTCTCGGCCAGCTACGCGTCGCTCGACCCCGCGGTGTTCGTCAGCGAGTTCCGCCCGATCGATAAGTCGGCCTGCGCCGGCTGCCACCGCCCCCACGCGGCCGGCGACGGCTGCACGCAGTGCCACAACTACCACGTCGACCCCAAGGGGCTCGATCGCCGCCACGAAGCGCTAACGCGCCCCCTCCGCTAG
- a CDS encoding gamma carbonic anhydrase family protein: MSWFRETPQCAYVARGAVVTGDVSLGADASVWFAAVVRGDVAPVSIGARVNVQDGAVVHCDSGVPNVIEDDVTIGHRAVVHGTHVGRGSLIGMGAVVLGQTRIGQGCLIGAGAVVPPGLDVPDGMLVVGVPGRIVRPVNEKEQAYLRWLSGHYVKLAKRYMAGEFGAGDEGA, from the coding sequence ATGTCCTGGTTTCGCGAAACCCCTCAGTGCGCCTACGTCGCCCGCGGCGCCGTGGTGACGGGCGACGTCTCGCTGGGCGCCGATGCTAGCGTCTGGTTCGCGGCGGTCGTGCGCGGCGACGTCGCCCCCGTCTCGATCGGCGCCCGCGTGAACGTGCAAGACGGCGCGGTGGTGCACTGCGACTCCGGCGTCCCGAACGTCATCGAGGACGACGTCACCATCGGCCACCGCGCCGTGGTGCACGGCACGCATGTGGGCCGCGGCTCGCTAATCGGCATGGGCGCCGTGGTGCTCGGGCAGACGCGGATCGGCCAGGGGTGCCTGATCGGCGCGGGCGCCGTGGTTCCTCCCGGGCTCGACGTGCCCGACGGGATGCTGGTGGTGGGGGTCCCGGGAAGGATTGTCCGCCCGGTCAACGAGAAAGAGCAGGCGTACCTGCGTTGGCTCAGCGGCCACTACGTCAAGCTCGCCAAACGCTACATGGCGGGAGAGTTTGGCGCGGGTGATGAAGGCGCGTAG